In Neorhizobium sp. NCHU2750, a single genomic region encodes these proteins:
- a CDS encoding glycosyltransferase — MRVAIIHYWLVGMRGGEKVLEAICKIYPQADIYTHVYDKDSISAAINSHTIYPTFINSLPYAKRMYKKYLPLMPMALEQLDLSQYDLVISSESGPAKGVIPNSPAVHICYCHSPMRYVWNMYHEYYRKSGIMTRLMMPPLAHRLRAWDIGTASRVDHFAANSVTVANRIRSYYRRDADVIHPPVDTQAFRPVPTAEVGDYYLMVGELVGYKRPDLAVEAFNLTKKKLVVIGGGEMLDYLRKIAGPTVTILGSQSFDVLKYHYARCRALIFPGEEDFGIVPLEAMASGRPVIAFGRGGATETVIDGKTGVFFKDQSIEALIDACERLERMDLDPSDAVTRAADFATPVFIRKFSAFAYKALGTEPPPAIRPAQIA, encoded by the coding sequence ATGCGCGTTGCAATCATACACTATTGGCTTGTTGGCATGCGGGGCGGTGAAAAAGTCCTCGAAGCAATCTGCAAGATTTATCCGCAGGCAGACATCTACACTCACGTGTATGACAAGGATTCAATATCGGCTGCTATCAATTCGCACACGATCTATCCGACATTCATCAATTCTTTGCCCTATGCAAAGAGGATGTACAAGAAATACCTGCCGTTGATGCCGATGGCGCTGGAGCAGCTGGATCTGAGCCAATACGACCTAGTGATCAGCAGCGAATCCGGCCCGGCCAAGGGCGTCATTCCGAACTCGCCGGCAGTGCATATCTGCTACTGCCATTCGCCGATGCGGTATGTCTGGAACATGTACCATGAATACTATCGCAAGTCGGGGATCATGACCCGGCTGATGATGCCGCCGCTGGCGCATCGGCTGCGGGCATGGGATATCGGCACGGCAAGCCGCGTCGACCATTTCGCCGCCAATTCGGTGACCGTGGCGAACCGGATCAGGAGCTATTACCGGCGAGATGCCGACGTCATCCATCCGCCGGTCGACACCCAGGCCTTCCGGCCGGTGCCGACCGCCGAAGTCGGCGATTACTACCTGATGGTCGGCGAACTGGTGGGCTACAAACGACCGGATCTCGCGGTCGAAGCGTTCAACCTGACGAAGAAGAAGCTGGTTGTCATCGGCGGCGGCGAGATGCTGGATTATCTTCGCAAGATTGCCGGCCCGACGGTGACGATCCTCGGATCACAGTCATTCGACGTGCTGAAGTATCATTATGCCCGCTGCCGGGCGCTGATCTTTCCGGGCGAGGAGGATTTCGGCATCGTTCCGCTCGAGGCAATGGCGAGCGGACGGCCGGTGATCGCGTTCGGGCGCGGCGGGGCGACCGAAACGGTGATCGACGGAAAGACCGGGGTGTTCTTCAAGGACCAGTCGATCGAGGCGCTGATCGATGCCTGCGAGCGGCTGGAGCGGATGGATCTCGATCCGTCGGATGCCGTGACGCGGGCGGCGGATTTCGCCACGCCGGTTTTCATCCGCAAATTCAGTGCATTCGCCTACAAGGCGCTCGGAACCGAACCGCCGCCGGCCATTCGCCCGGCGCAGATCGCATGA
- a CDS encoding sugar transferase, whose product MGDVNVNAGEAGVQRLFVPENAKLRTSPRLSSFAKRSLDLFVCVVALFVLSPLMLITALMLLIIQGKPIFIAHRRIGRRGASFPCLKFRTMVNNNQVLLEKYLAANPSERAEWLATRKLRNDPRITPFGIFLRKSSIDELPQLINVLVGHMSIVGPRPIVQSEVEFYGQHYADYMRVRPGLTGLWQVSGRSDTDFNKRVLLDAHYVTNRSLMGDIVIIAKTVPAVLKARGSY is encoded by the coding sequence ATGGGTGACGTTAATGTAAACGCTGGCGAAGCTGGCGTTCAGCGACTGTTCGTGCCTGAAAATGCAAAACTGAGAACGTCCCCGAGACTGTCATCTTTTGCAAAACGATCCCTGGACCTTTTTGTCTGCGTGGTCGCCCTTTTTGTCCTTTCGCCGCTGATGCTGATCACGGCATTGATGCTGCTTATCATTCAGGGAAAGCCGATCTTCATCGCTCACCGGCGTATTGGTCGGCGTGGCGCCTCGTTTCCCTGCCTGAAATTCAGGACGATGGTAAATAATAATCAGGTGTTGCTTGAGAAATACTTGGCGGCCAATCCGTCCGAGCGTGCCGAATGGCTCGCCACCCGCAAGCTCAGGAACGATCCCCGCATCACGCCTTTCGGGATATTCCTGCGCAAAAGCAGCATCGACGAGCTGCCCCAGCTGATCAACGTGCTCGTCGGACACATGAGCATTGTCGGCCCGCGGCCGATCGTGCAGAGTGAGGTCGAGTTCTATGGCCAGCACTATGCCGATTACATGCGTGTCCGCCCTGGTCTCACCGGGCTCTGGCAGGTCAGTGGGCGCAGCGATACCGATTTCAACAAGCGGGTTCTTCTCGACGCTCACTATGTCACGAACCGCAGTCTGATGGGTGACATCGTCATCATCGCCAAGACAGTTCCCGCAGTATTGAAGGCACGCGGAAGCTACTGA